From Virgibacillus natechei, the proteins below share one genomic window:
- the rpsI gene encoding 30S ribosomal protein S9, with protein sequence MAQVQYYGTGRRKRSTARVRLVPGTGNVKINDRDAKDYFPYETQLLILNQPLVATETQGTYDVLVNVHGGGFTGQAGAIRHGVSRALLKADPEYRAALKAEGYLTRDSRMTERKKYGLRSARRAPQFSKR encoded by the coding sequence TTGGCACAAGTACAATATTACGGCACAGGCCGTCGTAAAAGATCAACTGCTCGCGTACGTTTAGTACCAGGAACTGGTAACGTTAAGATTAATGACCGCGATGCAAAAGACTATTTTCCATATGAAACCCAATTACTAATTTTGAATCAGCCGCTTGTCGCTACTGAGACGCAAGGAACGTATGACGTTTTAGTTAACGTTCATGGTGGAGGATTTACTGGACAAGCTGGTGCTATTCGCCACGGCGTTTCTCGTGCATTACTAAAAGCAGACCCAGAATATCGTGCTGCGCTTAAAGCAGAAGGATATCTAACTCGTGATTCACGTATGACTGAACGTAAGAAATACGGACTTAGATCAGCTCGTCGTGCACCACAGTTCTCAAAACGTTAA
- a CDS encoding GNAT family N-acetyltransferase, whose protein sequence is MKNIQTLTEANYEEIFSLSQFAFQYELSEEDLEKKKVEAHRHTIWGWMEEAQIAAKLHLIPLPCYIHGKPFEMGGISGVATWPEYRRRGMVKHLLYHALKQMKQNGQALSFLHPFSFAFYRKYGWEHTFTNQQYSIPVERLKNKWDAKGYVRRIQPDIELLHGVYTEYAKSFNGMLVRDEKWWEQRVLKDKSLQIAVAYDTDDHPEGYLLYKVKENVLTVKEMVYHNLNARKLLLDFMGNHDSMANTVSLTVPEGDNLALLLDDPTFEQKLQPYFMARIVDVRAFLKEYPFQGEANLSITVEDSFFPENSGTYSLQHSGERLDDHKASIYCSIQVLTGMLLGYKRPKDYEQAGLLNGDGQAIDQLEDLIPRQHTFFADFF, encoded by the coding sequence TTGAAAAATATTCAAACATTAACCGAAGCAAATTATGAAGAAATCTTCTCTTTATCTCAGTTCGCTTTCCAATATGAATTATCAGAAGAAGATTTAGAAAAAAAGAAAGTGGAAGCACATCGGCATACGATCTGGGGATGGATGGAAGAAGCGCAAATAGCGGCGAAGCTTCATCTTATACCACTGCCTTGTTACATTCACGGTAAGCCATTTGAAATGGGAGGTATTAGCGGGGTTGCAACATGGCCTGAATACCGCAGGCGGGGGATGGTCAAACATTTGCTTTACCATGCTTTAAAACAGATGAAACAAAATGGGCAGGCACTATCCTTCCTTCATCCGTTTTCCTTTGCCTTTTACCGGAAGTATGGTTGGGAGCACACCTTTACAAATCAGCAGTATTCGATCCCGGTGGAAAGGCTGAAAAATAAATGGGATGCAAAAGGTTATGTAAGGCGCATCCAACCAGATATCGAGTTACTGCATGGTGTTTATACGGAATATGCGAAATCGTTCAATGGGATGCTTGTACGTGATGAAAAGTGGTGGGAGCAACGTGTACTAAAGGACAAATCACTTCAAATTGCGGTAGCCTATGACACCGACGATCATCCAGAAGGTTACTTATTGTATAAGGTTAAAGAGAATGTGCTTACGGTGAAGGAAATGGTGTATCACAATTTGAATGCGCGAAAATTGTTATTGGACTTTATGGGGAACCATGATTCAATGGCTAATACTGTTAGTCTCACTGTTCCTGAAGGGGATAATCTTGCGCTCTTACTTGATGATCCAACGTTTGAGCAGAAACTGCAGCCTTATTTTATGGCGCGTATTGTTGACGTCCGGGCATTTTTGAAAGAATATCCTTTTCAAGGCGAGGCTAATCTCTCGATAACGGTAGAGGATAGCTTTTTTCCGGAAAATAGTGGAACCTATTCCTTGCAGCATTCCGGTGAAAGGCTAGATGATCATAAAGCATCTATATATTGCTCGATCCAAGTTCTTACAGGCATGCTGCTAGGCTATAAACGGCCCAAAGATTATGAACAGGCTGGTCTGCTGAACGGGGATGGACAAGCTATTGATCAACTTGAAGACCTCATTCCAAGACAGCATACGTTTTTTGCTGATTTCTTTTAA